The Candidatus Sulfotelmatobacter sp. genomic sequence CTCAGCAGGCGGGCCAGCGTGGCGAGACGGCGAGTGCGGGACATCGAGCCTCCGGGACGCGTCGAATAACTATTGGTGACCGTGCATAAAAACGCATCCGGCCGCCGCGGTCAAGCGAAAAACGACGAAGCCCGGCGGGCGCGCCGGGCTTCGGCTGGAGCCGGGATGGAGCGCTGGCTCAGCGCACGAAGGTGACCCGCCGGGTGCGCACCGCGGCGCCCTGGCGCAGCTCGAGCAGGTAGACGCCGGACGGAATCGCGCCGCCCTCGGTCAGGTCCAGCTCGTGCGGGCCGGCGCCCAGGCTTCCGACCTCGCGCCTGCGAAGTATGCGGCCCGAGACGTCCACCAGCGACAGCGTGGCGGGCTCGGAGGAAGGCAGCGAGAACGCCACCACCAGCTCGCGCTCGGCCGGATTGGGGCGTGAGCCGCGCAGCGCCAGCGCCGGCCCGAGCGGCACGTTGATGACCGCCTCGCTGGAGTAATCGGTCGAGCCCACGAATGACAGGCGGTAGGTGTAGATCACACCCGGCTGCACGGTGTCGTCCACGAAGCTCACCTGGCCGCTCGCGTCCACCGCGCGGCTGGCGATGTCGATCCAGTCGGACGCGCCCGAGCGGCGCTCGAGCGTGGCGAGAGTGCCGGCGTGATCGGCGGCGTACCACACCATCTCGACCCGGCCCGACTCGACGCGCGAGCTGGCCAGCGCGGCCAGCGTCGGAGTGATGACCGGGATGCCCACCGTGTACACGTTGGGGTTGCCGTCGCGCCCGTCGCCCCACGCCGGGAAGACGCCGGTGTTGTTGGCATAGATCGAGACGTAATCGCCCTGATTGGGAGCGATGTTGCTGCTGGTGGCGCTCCAGCTCGAGGTCGCGTCGGACACGCGGCCCAGGTCGTTCCAGGTCGCGCTGCCGTCGTCGGAGCGGAACAGATAGACGTTGGACTCGCCGTAGCAAGTGCTGGGGTTGGCGTCGCGCCAGTCGAACCAGGTGCAGAACAGCCGGCTGTTGCCGGTGATGGCGATCTCGGGCAGCCAGTCGTCGAGCCACGGCGAATCGTCGTTGACGCGCACCGGCTGCGCGTTCCAGGTGAGGCCGTCGCTCGAATAGCCGACGAAGATGTCGCGGTCGTCGCGCGCGCGATCGTCGCCGCTCGGCGTGTTGTGAACGAAGCTCGCGATCGAGTAGTAGCCGGTGCCGCCGCTCACTCCCTGGAAGGCCTGCGAACGCAGGTAGTAGGTCCCGGTCGCCGGAGCCGTCCAGGTGATGAGCGTGCTGTAGCCCGCCGCCGGGGCCGTCGAGAGCGCCAATCGCGTGGCCTGATCCGAGCAGTAGAGGCGTGAGTCGAGGTCGAGACTGACGCCGACGGTGTCGCAGTAGAACGTATAAGTCTTGCCCTGGACCGCGTTGAACTTGAAGTAATCGAGGTCGCTCGCGCTCCCCACCCAGCCCCGCACGCGGTTGCCGATCGTGAACGAGATCGCGTTGGCCGGGGTGTCGTTGACCCCCGATCCGCTGGTGGCCTCGGGCTCGGTGACGCTGCCGGAGGTGATTCCGTTGAGCACCTCGGGGTACCAGTTGACGGCCTCGTTCCAGGCCAGGTAGACGCGCCCGTGATAGGGGCCGCTGGTGCGATCCACCGCGATCGCCGGATAGGTGATGCCGCGGCCGCGGTTGAAGCCGGGAGCGCCGGTGCCGAAATTGGAGAAGTAGCGCGCCGCCTTCACTTCGCTACTCCAGCTGGTGCCATTGTTGGTGGACTTGCGAAGCTTGAAGTAATCGGCGGCCGAATCGCCGAGCGCCTGCCAGACCACGTAGACCTCGCCGCTCGGGCCCACCGCGACGCGTGATCCCTGCACCGCGAAATTGGCGTTGTCGGTGGGAGAAGAAAGCACCGTCGGCGGAGTCCAGGACGCGCCGCCGTCGAGGGATCGGACGAATTCGATCTGATCGGAGCCCGAGCCGGTGAAGACGAAATCGGTGTACACGAGGTAGAGATAGCCGCTCGCGGGATCGACCGTGAGCCACTCTTTGTCGTAGCCGTTCTGGGTGTTCAATCCCTGCACGGCGATCACCGGGTTGCCCCAGGTGAAGGTGCTGCCGGTGAACGAGCCCTTCACCACCCCGACTCCGTTGTGCGAACCCGAGAGCCCGTCGGGAGAGATGAGCCCCGCATACCAGAAATCGCCGGTGCCCTCGCGCACCGTAACCACCGGGTCGCTGGCCCAGACCCAGTTGGGTGAGCCGGTCTGTGGAGGAATGATGCCGCCGTCGGTCCAGCTCGCGCCGGTGTTGGTCGAGTAGCCGAACCCCTGGAGCTGCCAGTTGGGCGGCGTCCCGACGTCGAACCCGTTGCCGTCGTTCCACGCCAGGAGGACGTTTCCGCCGGCCGCGGCGATGCTGGTCTCCGACTGGCCGGCATCCGAGAACAGGTCGCCGCTCGGATCGTTGGCGCGCACGTTGGGCGGGAACGACGTGGCCACCGGTGTCTCGGCGGCCTCGCGGGCGCGCTGAGCGAGCGCGGCGGGAACGCGCTCCGCATCCACGCGGCCCTCGGTCTCGTGTTCGAGCTTGAATCCCTTCGGCCACTTGCCGTGCTTCTTTCTGTAGGCGCGCGCCTTCGCGATCTCGAATCGCTCGCGCGCCTCCTGGCGGTTGAGCGCGACTTTCAATGCGAAGAGCTTGTTGAGTCGCAGCTGCTGTTCGGCCTCGGGGCCGGCCGGGGCCTTTTCGGACGCGTGAATCACGCGCGGCGCGCATGGAACGAGGGCGAGCGCGAGCATCGCCGCGAATGCGGCGGGGCGGAACGGTCGAACCGTCATGAAAGATTCCTCAATCGCGGCGAGATGAGCGCGAACGGACTACGGATGCTGCCGGGCGGGCCCGGCCACCAGGGTCCCGAACTCGAGCAGGGCATGGGAAACCAGCCCGGGCCACAGGGAGCCGCCCGCCAAGTCTCGCATCAGACCCCACCAGAGTCCAAGGGGCAAGACGGTCCCGAATACCCAGGCCAGCCAGGTCTGGGGGGACAGTTCCAGCCCCGGCAGGAAGCGCAGGGAGCGCACCGCGGTGAAGATCAGGGCCGGCGCCGCCACCCGCCACCAGCGGGCGAAGCGACCCTCGAGCGAGGTCATGAGCAGCCCGCGGAACAGCAGCTCGTCGGGGATCGCCGAGCCCAGCACCGCGAAGGCCAGCGCGAAGATGACGAGATCGCCATTGAGCGAGGCCCCGCGCATCCACAGGGTCCGCCAGGCCCCGAACGAGGCCACCAGCACGCTGCCGAGTCCCATGACGGTGGCAAGCAGGAGTCGGGCCGGCGGCGCCCCGTGGAGCCCGTAGTCCCGAAGCGGATGACGCTCGGCGAGCGCCAGCACCCAGATGAAGAGCCCGAGCGTCACGCACAGGACGTCGCCGAGCGCCATCAGCCACGGGCTCTCGATGCGCCCCAGCAGCGCCGGCGCCAGCACGCGCATGAAGCACAGCGTGGTGAGCGCGTAGACCAGGATGTAGAGCAGCACCCGTACCGTGCCGCTCGTCGAGCGCAGCGGGCGGTGTCCGCGCCGGCGCGTGAGCAGGGCGAGCCCGGCTGCGAGCACCGCGAATCCGGCGATCAGCTGCCCCAGCGGCGGCGGCCCGGCCGGAAGAGCCGCGGCCGTCACGGAAGCGCTCAACAGAATTCTCCAGAAGAATGTTTCGGTTCCGACTGGCGCCGACGATGGACTGGCGGCGCACGAGCGAAAGGCGTGCGGGCGCTCGGCGGCACGTCAGGCGGGGAGTGCGAGCGCGGCTGAGGATTCTGACACCCGGGGGGGAGCGGGTCCAGAGTCTTATGACGCCGGCCGGCCCGCCTGCCCGGCTCCGACGCTGTCCGCGGCCGGCGGGAAGATCACCTCGCGCGCCGGCCCCCGCAGCTCCACCCTCAGCGCCTCGACCGGCGGGAGCGCCTCGGGCGCCAGCCAGCCGCGGGCGATCATGGCGCGGCCGATGAAGTGCATCTGCTCGCGCTCGAACTGGCGCAGGCTGCCGTCCTTCTCGAAGCGCCAGCGCCATTTGAGTGGGGACGGAATGACCGTGGTGAGGAACAGCGCCTCGTCCACGCTCATCCGGCCGGCGTCGTGGCCGAGGAAGTAGCGAGCGGCCTCGTCGGCGCCGTGGACGTCCGGTCCCCACTCGATCACGTTGAGGTAGATCTCGAGCAGGCGCTGCTTCGAGACGCCGGTCAGGTGCTCGAGCACCCAGGCCAGGATCACCTCCTGCGCCTTCCGCGCCAGCGTGCGGTCGTGGCCCAGCCAGAGATTTCGCGCCACCTGCATGGTGATGGTGCCGGCGCCGCGCCGGTAGGCGGCGGCGCGGATGTTCTCGGCGATCGAGTTGCGGATCGCCTCGGGATTGAAGCCGCGGTGGCGGAAGAAGCCGCCATCCTCGTTGGTGACCACCGCGTGGGCGAGCGTCGAATCGATCCGATCGAGGGCGCGGAAGTGCGGATTGGCGGGCGACAGATCGCGCGTGACGAGGCGCCGGTGCGGCAGGTGGATGGTGGCGACGAATGGCTGGTCGAGGGTGAGAAGGTTGAGGCGAGTACGGTCGGGGTCGAGCGACAGGCCGTGCGGAATCACGCCGGCCGCGAACTCCACCGAATCGGGCCGCGCCAGATCGAGTTGGAAGCGCAGCCGGTAGTCCCAGCCGCCGCGAGCGCCCACCTCTTCCAGCGGTCCGAGCACGGGCGGCGGCAGGCTGGCCTTGAGACGCGACTCGGTCAGGCTGTCGGCGGCGAGCCGGAGGTCGAGCGCGGGTCCGCGGCGGTCGAGCGTGGCCGCGAGCCGCATCGCGATCCGCCCCACGCGCAGCGTGGTGGGCTCGCGGATCTCGATCCGTCCGGCTCGCCGATCCTGGGTCACGCGGCCGTCCACGCCGAACTCGAGCGGCCAGGCGCGGGATCCGCCCGGGTCGGGCAGCTCGAAGCGGAAGGCGCCGGTGAGCCGATCGTCGCGGCCGTAGTGGAGCCGGCCCGCGAACGGCACCGCCCCTGCCGCGCCCAGCCGGCCTTTCGCCGCGAGCGCGGCGCCGGCGGATTTCGCGCTCAGCGCGAGCCGCTCGATATCGACCTCGAGGGTGTCGTCGGCGCTCGCGCGCCGCACGTGCACGTCGCGCAGCTCGAGGCTCGGCAGCGTGCGCGCGGGAAGCAGCAGCGCCCGCACCAACTGATCGGCCAGCGCCCGCAGCCGGCCCGATCGATCGGGGCGCGCGTTTCGCTTCGAGCCGGTCTCTTCTTCGCCAAGCGAGTCCTGGCCCGACTCGCGCGGCGCCGGAAGCTCGATGCGGGCGTGAGTCAGCCGCACCCCGGCGGGAGCGAGCTGCAGGACGAGGAGGCGCAGCGGCGACAGGCGCAACTCGAGCGAATCGGCGGCGAGCAGCGTGTCGCCGGAGGAAACACGGATGAGGCGCAAGTCCCGGATGCGCGCCCCGAA encodes the following:
- a CDS encoding T9SS type A sorting domain-containing protein, which codes for MTVRPFRPAAFAAMLALALVPCAPRVIHASEKAPAGPEAEQQLRLNKLFALKVALNRQEARERFEIAKARAYRKKHGKWPKGFKLEHETEGRVDAERVPAALAQRAREAAETPVATSFPPNVRANDPSGDLFSDAGQSETSIAAAGGNVLLAWNDGNGFDVGTPPNWQLQGFGYSTNTGASWTDGGIIPPQTGSPNWVWASDPVVTVREGTGDFWYAGLISPDGLSGSHNGVGVVKGSFTGSTFTWGNPVIAVQGLNTQNGYDKEWLTVDPASGYLYLVYTDFVFTGSGSDQIEFVRSLDGGASWTPPTVLSSPTDNANFAVQGSRVAVGPSGEVYVVWQALGDSAADYFKLRKSTNNGTSWSSEVKAARYFSNFGTGAPGFNRGRGITYPAIAVDRTSGPYHGRVYLAWNEAVNWYPEVLNGITSGSVTEPEATSGSGVNDTPANAISFTIGNRVRGWVGSASDLDYFKFNAVQGKTYTFYCDTVGVSLDLDSRLYCSDQATRLALSTAPAAGYSTLITWTAPATGTYYLRSQAFQGVSGGTGYYSIASFVHNTPSGDDRARDDRDIFVGYSSDGLTWNAQPVRVNDDSPWLDDWLPEIAITGNSRLFCTWFDWRDANPSTCYGESNVYLFRSDDGSATWNDLGRVSDATSSWSATSSNIAPNQGDYVSIYANNTGVFPAWGDGRDGNPNVYTVGIPVITPTLAALASSRVESGRVEMVWYAADHAGTLATLERRSGASDWIDIASRAVDASGQVSFVDDTVQPGVIYTYRLSFVGSTDYSSEAVINVPLGPALALRGSRPNPAERELVVAFSLPSSEPATLSLVDVSGRILRRREVGSLGAGPHELDLTEGGAIPSGVYLLELRQGAAVRTRRVTFVR
- a CDS encoding CPBP family intramembrane glutamic endopeptidase translates to MSASVTAAALPAGPPPLGQLIAGFAVLAAGLALLTRRRGHRPLRSTSGTVRVLLYILVYALTTLCFMRVLAPALLGRIESPWLMALGDVLCVTLGLFIWVLALAERHPLRDYGLHGAPPARLLLATVMGLGSVLVASFGAWRTLWMRGASLNGDLVIFALAFAVLGSAIPDELLFRGLLMTSLEGRFARWWRVAAPALIFTAVRSLRFLPGLELSPQTWLAWVFGTVLPLGLWWGLMRDLAGGSLWPGLVSHALLEFGTLVAGPARQHP
- a CDS encoding biosynthetic peptidoglycan transglycosylase, with amino-acid sequence MLLAAAVALGPFALGAAIRHAAGKRGLIARFDRPQLTVAFGARIRDLRLIRVSSGDTLLAADSLELRLSPLRLLVLQLAPAGVRLTHARIELPAPRESGQDSLGEEETGSKRNARPDRSGRLRALADQLVRALLLPARTLPSLELRDVHVRRASADDTLEVDIERLALSAKSAGAALAAKGRLGAAGAVPFAGRLHYGRDDRLTGAFRFELPDPGGSRAWPLEFGVDGRVTQDRRAGRIEIREPTTLRVGRIAMRLAATLDRRGPALDLRLAADSLTESRLKASLPPPVLGPLEEVGARGGWDYRLRFQLDLARPDSVEFAAGVIPHGLSLDPDRTRLNLLTLDQPFVATIHLPHRRLVTRDLSPANPHFRALDRIDSTLAHAVVTNEDGGFFRHRGFNPEAIRNSIAENIRAAAYRRGAGTITMQVARNLWLGHDRTLARKAQEVILAWVLEHLTGVSKQRLLEIYLNVIEWGPDVHGADEAARYFLGHDAGRMSVDEALFLTTVIPSPLKWRWRFEKDGSLRQFEREQMHFIGRAMIARGWLAPEALPPVEALRVELRGPAREVIFPPAADSVGAGQAGRPAS